A genomic stretch from Hemibagrus wyckioides isolate EC202008001 linkage group LG02, SWU_Hwy_1.0, whole genome shotgun sequence includes:
- the usp36 gene encoding ubiquitin carboxyl-terminal hydrolase 36 isoform X4, which produces MPIVDKLKEALKPGRKDSTDEGDLNKLLSSSAKKVLLQKIEFEPATKGFSYQLETLKTKYVILNPKTEGVVQRAAEPTPIKRQGSEGLSGGQGDGIPAPQKLLFPGNKLSMKWERVYRVGAGLHNLGNTCFLNSTVQCLTYTPPLANYLLSKEHSRSCHQTGFCMICIMQNHIIQAFANTGNAIKPVSFIRDLKKIARHFRFGSQEDAHEFLRYTIDAMQKACLNGYPKLDRQTQATTLVHQIFGGYLRSRVKCSICKSVSDTYDPYLDIAVEIRQAANIVRALELFVKPDVLSGENAYMCAKCKKKVPATKRFTVHRTSNVLTLSLKRFANFSGGKITKDVGYPEFLNIRPYMSQNSGDPVMYGLYAVLVHSGYSCHAGHYYCYVKASNGQWYQMNDSMVHSSNIKVVLNQQAYVLFYLRIPEKKNTDSSGVKQNLVHSGRSNMTPEQLKKIPLNGPLSSPQITKKVDTAQLRKIQSVDGGLGVPLARNGSGIQSPKLANGTPRVAGGPTLIEEPIKKLKKPPAQPQSRNNIPASSNGVAKSEQDKGSSGEGRSLAVSTSLKSLASESSSADTSSESKDSIGTRSAPAGDVATPAKSIVNRTASPAKSTERLAAEDQKSAKLKPPALNNIASEQTSTMSPPPAKRLALSAKKASPSPSPSPNQNSSSSSHSTEAPSSSLHHQSCDPMHSALLHPLTPTSPSQYHRIPFHSAKQPQHVPHLFKNASLSKEPSSSFPSPFSSSSSSSFLKNPTLSSPVSRLHPCPASNCGPIQSQKTTESATGFADGLTNPTLKKKKKKKKRRHSEMENPVAELPAKVEQEMPELTAERRKVKKRKKRKREEQPNSVTVQREDVQCHLEPSGQDEDWCLGETWSINPNGSSERPKQQPQPSTEPKPSETQEQIQPVLCETPQNHHDSTVKKKKKKKKHKEKLNDDNIKHESSERKAEMTDIDTESLDLSASKKKAKKRKREAHQREAEDAQGDNAGEESLSQTNHVVLEKTCKPSTDSDISG; this is translated from the exons ATGCCCATAGTGGACAAGCTGAAGGAGGCCCTGAAGCCGGGCCGAAAGGACTCTACCGATGAGGGAGACCTTAATAAGCTGCTCTCCTCCTCGGCTAAGAAGGTGCTGCTGCAGAAGATCGAGTTCGAGCCGGCCACCAAAGGCTTCAGCTACCAGCTGGAGACGCTCAAGACCAAGTATGTGATCCTGAACCCCAAGACCGAGGGTGTGGTGCAGAGAGCGGCCGAGCCCACACCAATCAAGAGGCAAG GCTCTGAAGGCCTCAGTGGAGGTCAGGGTGACGGCATCCCGGCACCTCAGAAGCTGCTCTTTCCAGGGAACAAACTCTCCATGAAGTGGGAGCGAGTGTACCGGGTGGGAGCGGGCCTCCACAACCTGGGCAACACGTGCTTCCTGAACTCCACCGTGCAGTGTCTCACATACACGCCACCGCTCGCCAACTACCTGCTGTCCAAGGAGCACAGCCGCTCCT GTCACCAGACAGGTTTCTGTATGATCTGCATCATGCAGAACCATATCATCCAAGCCTTCGCCAACACCGGCAACGCCATCAAGCCCGTGTCGTTTATCCGTGACTTGAAAA AAATTGCTCGCCACTTCCGGTTCGGCAGCCAGGAGGACGCCCATGAGTTTTTGCGCTACACCATCGATGCCATGCAGAAAGCCTGCCTTAACGGTTACCCAAA GTTGGACAGGCAGACGCAGGCCACCACACTGGTTCACCAGATCTTTGGGGGTTACCTGAGGTCAAGAG tgaaATGTTCTATTTGTAAAAGTGTGTCAGATACATACGATCCCTACCTGGACATAGCTGTTGAGATTCGG CAAGCAGCCAATATTGTTCGTGCTCTGGAGTTGTTTGTCAAGCCGGATGTCTTGAGCGGCGAGAACGCCTACATGTGTGCCAA GTGTAAGAAGAAAGTCCCGGCAACAAAACGATTCACGGTTCATCGGACGTCGAACGTGCTCACGCTCTCCCTCAAACGCTTCGCCAACTTCAGTGGAGGAAAGATAACCAAG GACGTTGGCTACCCAGAGTTCCTGAACATTCGTCCATACATGTCTCAAAACTCAGGAGACCCGGTGATGTATGGCCTTTATGCAGTCCTGGTGCACTCTGGGTACAGCTGTCATGCTGGTCATTACTACTGTTATGTAAAG GCCAGCAATGGGCAGTGGTACCAGATGAACGATTCGATGGTACATTCCAGTAACATCAAGGTCGTGCTCAATCAGCAGGCTTACGTCCTCTTTTACCTGAG GATTCCTGAAAAGAAGAACACGGACAGTTCAGGTGTAAAGCAGAACTTGGTGCATTCTGGAAGGAGTAACATGACCCCCGAGCAGCTGAAGAAAATACCACTAAACGGGCCTTTGTCCTCTCCGCAGATCACCAAG aaGGTGGACACCGCTCAGCTGAGGAAGATCCAGTCTGTGGACGGAGGGCTGGGCGTGCCGTTGGCGCGTAACGGCTCGGGCATCCAATCGCCCAAACTGGCTAACGGAACCCCGAGGGTGGCGGGTGGCCCAACGCTCATCGAGGAGCCCATCAAGAAGCTAAAGAAGCCTCCTGCTCAGCCACAGAGCCGCAACAACATTCCTGCCTCCTCCAACGGCGTCGCCAAGTCCGAGCAGGACAAGGGGAGCAGCGGCGAGGGGCGGAGCCTGGCCGTGTCTACCTCACTCAAGTCCCTTGCATCAGAGTCCTCGTCAGCGGACACCTCGTCTGAGTCCAAG GATTCGATTGGCACCAGGAGTGCTCCCGCGGGAGACGTGGCTACACCTGCCAAGAGCATCGTAAACAGAACGGCCTCTCCGGCTAAAAGCACCGAGCGGCTTGCTGCTGAGGATCAGAAGTCGGCCAAGCTGAAACCTCCCGCCCTCAACAACATCGCATCCGAACAAACCAGCACCATGTCGCCCCCTCCTGCCAAGAGACTGGCACTGTCTGCCAAGAAG GCCAGTCCCAGTCCCAGTCCCAGTCCGAACcagaacagcagcagcagcagccacaGCACTGAGGCTCCGTCCTCGTCATTGCATCATCAGTCCTGTGACCCTATGCATTCAGCTCTACTTCACCCTCTGACCCCCACCTCACCTTCCCAATACCACAG GATTCCATTCCATTCTGCCAAGCAGCCTCAGCATGTACCTCATCTCTTTAAAAATGCAAGTCTATCTAAGGAGCCGTCCTCCTCcttcccctctcctttctcctcctcctcctcctcctcctttttgaAGAATCCCACACTTTCTTCTCCAGTCAGCAGGCTTCACCCCTGCCCTGCCAGCAACTGCGGACCAATCCAGAGCCAGAAAACCACCGAATCTGCCACAGGGTTTGCCGATGGCCTCACCAATCcaaccttaaaaaaaaagaagaagaaaaaaaagcggCGCCATTCTGAAATGGAAAACCCCGTTGCTGAGCTTCCTGCCAAAGTAGAGCAAGAGATGCCAGAGCTCACAGCTGAAAGGAGAAAGGTAAAAAAGCGCAAGAAACGGAAACGAGAAGAGCAGCCAAACAGCGTGACTGTTCAGAGAGAAGACGTGCAGTGCCATCTGGAGCCATCGGGTCAGGATGAAGACTGGTGCCTCGGAGAGACGTGGAGTATAAACCCAAATGGAAGTTCAGAAAGGCCAAAACAGCAACCACAGCCGAGCACAGAGCCAAAACCATCTGAGACCCAAGAGCAAATTCAGCCAGTGTTGTGTGAGACTCCACAGAACCATCATGACTCcactgttaaaaagaaaaagaagaagaaaaagcacaaAGAGAAGCTGAATGATGATAACATCAAGCATGAGTCTTCTGAAAG AAAAGCTGAGATGACAGATATAGACACAGAGTCGCTGGATTTGAGTGCCTCAAAGAAAAAAGCcaagaagaggaaaagagaagcaCACCAGAGAGAGGCTGAGGATGCTCAGGGGGACAATGCTGGAGAGGAGTCACTTAGTCAGACCAACCACGTGGTGCTGGAGAAGACCTGCAAACCCAGCACAG acagtgatatctctgggtga